The following proteins come from a genomic window of Pyxidicoccus sp. MSG2:
- the hpf gene encoding ribosome hibernation-promoting factor, HPF/YfiA family, which produces MQFNITFRQFGTSDSLKEYAREKVERVNRLLDRAGEAHVVLSLERHLHHADITIHSGAWVLRGREKSDDMYASIDLAMDKIERQLRRYRDKLKTHHGKERVHHRQDLVNHLKVRHAVFEMPPDSDEVATYTDEAQGAAPEPRPASVAPMTTNSVPPSARVVRATHLAVKPLSVDDAVMQMNLMNNDFYVFHNVESDALCIVYRRKDGQYGLIEPHEPATPAAATGT; this is translated from the coding sequence ATGCAGTTCAACATCACCTTCCGTCAATTCGGCACGTCGGATTCCCTCAAGGAGTACGCCCGAGAGAAGGTCGAACGGGTGAACCGATTGCTGGACAGGGCCGGGGAAGCCCACGTGGTGCTCTCGCTGGAGCGGCACCTCCACCACGCGGACATCACCATCCATTCGGGCGCGTGGGTCTTGAGAGGGCGTGAGAAGAGCGACGACATGTACGCGTCCATCGACCTGGCGATGGACAAAATCGAGCGGCAGCTGCGGCGCTACCGGGACAAGCTGAAGACGCATCACGGCAAGGAGCGCGTCCACCACCGGCAGGACCTGGTGAATCACCTCAAGGTCCGTCACGCGGTGTTCGAGATGCCTCCGGACTCCGACGAGGTGGCCACGTACACCGACGAGGCGCAGGGCGCGGCCCCCGAGCCGAGGCCGGCCTCCGTGGCGCCCATGACGACGAACTCCGTGCCGCCCTCCGCGCGCGTCGTCCGGGCCACCCACCTGGCCGTCAAGCCGCTGTCGGTGGATGACGCGGTGATGCAGATGAACCTGATGAACAACGACTTCTACGTCTTCCACAACGTGGAGTCGGATGCGCTGTGCATCGTCTACCGGCGCAAGGATGGCCAGTACGGCCTCATCGAGCCCCACGAGCCCGCGACGCCCGCCGCCGCCACGGGCACCTGA
- a CDS encoding GNAT family N-acetyltransferase, whose translation MSVSPSDSADSPRREPVPLVVPPVVLEGQAVRLEPLRREHAPALAALCEPEIFTWFSRVLSTRADVEDFISGALAGAERGTDQAFVILERETGQPVGSTRYLDIQRDNRTLEIGFTWLARRVWRTRINTECKYLLLRHAFETLGCMRVQLKTDRRNVRSRAAIERMGAKFEGILRNHMLVRGGFVRDSAYYSVIDTEWPEVKARLEGFLAR comes from the coding sequence ATGAGCGTTTCCCCGTCTGATTCCGCTGACTCGCCCCGCCGCGAGCCCGTGCCGCTCGTCGTCCCGCCCGTCGTCCTGGAGGGGCAGGCCGTCCGACTGGAGCCGCTGCGGCGGGAGCATGCGCCGGCGCTGGCGGCGCTGTGCGAGCCCGAAATCTTCACCTGGTTCTCGCGCGTGCTGAGCACTCGGGCGGACGTGGAGGACTTCATCTCCGGCGCGCTCGCCGGGGCGGAGCGCGGCACGGACCAGGCCTTCGTCATCCTGGAGCGCGAGACGGGCCAGCCGGTGGGCAGCACGCGCTACCTGGACATCCAGCGCGACAACCGGACGCTGGAGATTGGCTTCACGTGGCTGGCCCGCCGCGTCTGGCGCACGCGCATCAACACCGAGTGCAAATACCTGCTGCTGCGCCACGCCTTCGAGACGCTCGGGTGCATGCGTGTCCAGCTCAAGACGGACCGGCGCAACGTGCGCTCCCGCGCGGCCATTGAACGGATGGGCGCGAAGTTCGAGGGCATCCTCCGCAACCACATGCTGGTGCGGGGCGGCTTCGTGCGCGACAGCGCGTACTACAGCGTCATCGACACCGAGTGGCCCGAGGTGAAGGCCCGCCTGGAGGGCTTCCTCGCCCGCTGA
- the rpoN gene encoding RNA polymerase factor sigma-54, translating to MAMELKQSLKLAQQLVMTPQLQQAIKLLQLSRMELLEQVREEMEQNPLLEQPDEQAPGDLVDKEPGEASLEADNAEVPRDMEMPAATADTAPEFKADGEGPPEIDWEQYLNSYQFNEPTTASNKGNVATDDLPSFEANLVKKEDLVDHIQEQLGTLRLNDAERRVAMLILGNLDDDGYLKLPDVDGDPLIRLANEADVPMHVAERTLSRIQRLEPRGCGARDLQECLLIQLQGMKEKGAALLGLIIKRHMKYLESKNLPAIAKDLKVPMEEVVEAVKLLPKLDPKPGRNFSGDDAQYITPDVFVYKMGEDYTVVLNDDGLSKLRISGTYRNALKTGAVGPGQTKDFIQDKLRSAMWLIRSIHQRQRTIYKVTESIIKFQRDFLDKGIAHLKPLILRDVAEDIGMHESTVSRVTTSKYVHTPQGIFELKYFFNSSIARVSGEDTASEAVKHHIKQLVSQEDPRNPYSDQKIVELLRAQGTEIARRTVAKYREVLGILPSSKRKRYY from the coding sequence ATGGCGATGGAACTGAAACAAAGCCTGAAGCTTGCGCAGCAGCTGGTGATGACGCCGCAGCTGCAGCAGGCCATCAAGCTCCTCCAGCTTTCGCGCATGGAACTGCTCGAGCAGGTCCGCGAGGAGATGGAGCAGAACCCGCTCCTTGAGCAGCCGGACGAGCAGGCGCCTGGCGACCTGGTCGACAAGGAGCCGGGCGAGGCCTCCCTGGAGGCGGACAACGCCGAGGTGCCCCGCGACATGGAGATGCCGGCCGCCACGGCCGACACCGCCCCCGAGTTCAAGGCCGACGGCGAGGGCCCGCCGGAAATCGACTGGGAGCAGTACCTCAACAGCTACCAGTTCAACGAGCCGACCACCGCCTCCAACAAGGGCAACGTGGCCACGGACGACCTGCCGTCGTTCGAGGCCAACCTCGTGAAGAAGGAGGACCTGGTCGACCACATCCAGGAGCAGCTGGGCACGCTGCGCCTGAACGACGCCGAGCGCCGCGTCGCCATGCTCATCCTCGGCAACCTGGATGACGACGGCTACCTCAAGCTGCCGGACGTCGACGGAGACCCGCTCATCCGCCTGGCCAACGAGGCGGACGTGCCCATGCACGTGGCGGAGCGGACCCTGAGCCGCATCCAGCGGCTGGAGCCCCGCGGCTGCGGCGCTCGTGACTTGCAGGAGTGCCTGCTCATCCAGCTCCAGGGGATGAAGGAGAAGGGCGCGGCCCTGCTCGGCCTCATCATCAAGCGCCACATGAAGTACCTGGAGTCGAAGAACCTGCCCGCCATCGCCAAGGACCTGAAGGTCCCCATGGAGGAGGTGGTGGAGGCGGTGAAGCTGCTGCCCAAGCTGGACCCGAAGCCGGGCCGCAACTTCAGCGGCGACGACGCGCAGTACATCACCCCGGATGTCTTCGTCTACAAGATGGGGGAAGACTACACGGTGGTGCTCAACGACGACGGCCTGTCCAAGCTGCGCATCTCCGGCACCTACCGGAACGCGCTGAAGACGGGCGCCGTGGGCCCCGGCCAGACGAAGGACTTCATCCAGGACAAGCTGCGCAGCGCGATGTGGCTCATCCGCTCCATCCACCAGCGCCAGCGGACCATCTACAAGGTCACCGAGAGCATCATCAAGTTCCAGCGGGACTTCCTGGACAAGGGCATCGCCCACCTGAAGCCGCTCATCCTGCGCGACGTGGCCGAGGACATCGGCATGCACGAGTCCACGGTGAGCCGCGTCACCACCAGCAAGTACGTGCACACGCCGCAGGGCATCTTCGAGCTGAAGTATTTCTTCAACTCGTCCATCGCCCGCGTCTCCGGTGAGGACACCGCGAGCGAGGCGGTGAAGCACCACATCAAGCAGCTGGTGTCGCAGGAAGACCCGCGCAATCCGTACTCGGACCAGAAGATTGTGGAGCTCCTGCGCGCGCAGGGCACCGAGATTGCCCGCCGCACGGTGGCCAAGTACCGAGAGGTGCTGGGCATCCTCCCGAGCAGCAAGCGCAAGCGGTACTACTGA